The following coding sequences are from one Haploplasma axanthum window:
- a CDS encoding AAA family ATPase, which produces MLIKLVKDIDKNEYPYSTIAFKSLDLNAPVVFFTGENGSGKSTILRIISQLTNSINVSKNIDYRFEKYKGFSVSWNTKLKRGYYFQSEDFYTFLSWIEKEEQENKDLLNQSIKKHGNRESFGKILEIGLHEGNVEKMKSMVSKFKMASHGEGYISFFSSKLRGKTLYLLDEPETPLSFQNQLTLISLIKKYVDEGSQFIICTHSPILLAYPNALIYHFSDKISITEYENHPIVRDYTSFLSSPTRYMKYLFDEEE; this is translated from the coding sequence ATGCTAATAAAACTAGTGAAAGATATTGATAAAAATGAATATCCATATAGTACAATAGCGTTTAAATCTTTAGATTTAAATGCACCTGTTGTGTTTTTCACAGGTGAAAATGGATCTGGGAAATCAACGATATTAAGAATAATAAGTCAATTAACAAATAGTATTAATGTTTCTAAAAATATTGATTATAGATTTGAAAAGTATAAGGGATTTTCTGTTTCATGGAATACTAAGTTAAAGCGAGGTTATTATTTTCAAAGCGAAGATTTTTATACATTTTTAAGTTGGATTGAAAAAGAAGAACAAGAAAATAAGGATTTGTTGAATCAATCAATAAAAAAACATGGAAATAGAGAGTCATTCGGGAAAATACTAGAAATTGGATTGCATGAAGGAAATGTTGAAAAAATGAAGTCGATGGTTTCCAAGTTTAAGATGGCATCACATGGAGAAGGTTATATAAGTTTTTTTTCTTCTAAACTTAGAGGCAAGACTCTCTATTTATTAGATGAACCAGAAACACCGTTATCATTTCAAAATCAACTAACCTTAATTTCACTAATAAAAAAATATGTTGATGAAGGTAGTCAGTTTATTATTTGTACGCATTCACCAATATTATTAGCATATCCAAATGCATTAATATATCATTTTTCAGATAAAATTAGCATTACTGAGTATGAAAATCACCCAATAGTTAGAGATTATACATCGTTTTTAAGTTCACCTACACGGTATATGAAGTATTTGTTTGATGAAGAAGAATGA
- a CDS encoding nucleoside kinase, producing the protein MINVTVNEKKFEYSVPPTLEEVAKDAKLNNVLAANVNSRLRELNYVLSDDADVKFLGYDSSDAVRIYETTLRYVIAKAVHNLYPKSEVKFSYSVSRSILAEIDGLGFPLDDDILLAIKTEVDRIIKTNYKIERRRISVGEATRLYTKFNMHDKVEILKYREEEYVNLYECDGYYNYMFGYMLPETGYLKTYNMFLYNPGFLIQYPRAEFGGKIPEFIDEPVFGGALRKVAQWGQTIGGNTIPAINSFSKTHHDLVDFVNMCETKHNQQLVELGKLISDNKDDIRLIAIAGPSSSGKTTFSNRLRIELKTRGIKPIMISIDDYYLGKHQAPKNPDGSPDLEHINALDVELFNKDMAALIRGEEVELPKFNFSKNAREKGKKVKVKHDEIIIIEGIHALNSLLTKSIPNHQKFKVYIAPQTQLHIDNQNPISITDLRLLRRLVRDQKYRNSSAEDTFDMWPSVRKGEFKWIYPYQKEANYVFNSELTYEFGVLKKHAVKQLRSVESSSKHFITANRLLKFLKYFKDIEDELVPVNSLLREFIGGSSFAE; encoded by the coding sequence ATGATAAATGTTACTGTGAATGAAAAAAAATTTGAGTACAGTGTTCCACCAACACTTGAGGAAGTTGCAAAAGATGCTAAACTAAACAATGTTTTAGCGGCAAATGTTAACTCAAGATTACGTGAATTGAATTATGTGTTAAGTGACGATGCTGATGTTAAATTTTTAGGATATGATTCTAGTGATGCAGTTAGAATTTATGAAACAACTCTAAGATATGTAATTGCTAAAGCTGTTCATAATTTATATCCGAAATCAGAAGTTAAATTTAGTTATAGTGTATCTAGATCTATCCTAGCTGAAATTGATGGGCTTGGTTTTCCATTAGATGATGATATTCTTTTAGCTATTAAAACAGAAGTTGATCGAATTATTAAAACAAATTATAAAATCGAACGAAGAAGAATTTCTGTTGGTGAAGCAACACGCCTATATACTAAATTTAATATGCACGATAAAGTGGAAATTTTAAAATATCGTGAAGAAGAATATGTTAACCTTTATGAATGTGATGGGTATTATAACTATATGTTTGGTTATATGTTACCTGAAACAGGTTATTTAAAGACTTACAATATGTTTTTATATAATCCAGGGTTCTTAATTCAATATCCAAGAGCAGAATTTGGTGGTAAAATCCCAGAGTTTATTGATGAACCAGTATTTGGTGGTGCATTAAGAAAAGTTGCTCAATGGGGGCAAACAATCGGTGGAAACACGATTCCAGCAATTAATAGTTTCTCAAAAACACATCACGATTTAGTTGATTTTGTCAATATGTGTGAAACTAAACATAATCAACAACTTGTTGAATTAGGAAAATTAATTAGTGATAATAAAGATGATATTAGATTAATTGCAATTGCTGGACCTTCATCAAGTGGTAAAACAACTTTTTCAAATAGATTACGTATCGAATTAAAAACAAGAGGTATAAAACCAATCATGATTTCAATTGATGATTACTATTTAGGTAAGCATCAAGCACCAAAAAATCCTGATGGTTCACCAGATTTAGAACATATTAATGCATTAGATGTTGAATTATTCAACAAAGATATGGCAGCTTTAATTAGAGGCGAAGAAGTTGAATTACCTAAATTTAATTTCTCAAAGAATGCTCGTGAAAAAGGTAAAAAAGTTAAAGTTAAACATGATGAAATAATTATTATTGAAGGTATTCATGCTCTAAACAGTTTACTTACAAAGAGCATTCCAAATCATCAAAAGTTTAAAGTTTATATTGCTCCACAAACTCAACTTCATATTGATAATCAAAACCCAATTTCAATTACAGACTTAAGATTATTAAGAAGACTAGTTAGAGATCAAAAATATCGTAATTCTAGTGCTGAAGATACATTTGATATGTGGCCAAGTGTTAGAAAAGGTGAATTCAAATGGATTTATCCATACCAAAAAGAAGCTAACTATGTCTTTAATAGTGAATTAACATATGAATTTGGTGTTTTAAAAAAACATGCGGTTAAACAATTGAGATCAGTTGAATCAAGTAGTAAACATTTTATTACAGCAAATAGATTATTGAAATTCTTAAAATACTTTAAAGATATTGAAGATGAACTGGTTCCTGTTAATTCTCTTTTACGTGAATTTATCGGTGGATCTAGTTTCGCTGAGTAA